One window of Mediterraneibacter butyricigenes genomic DNA carries:
- a CDS encoding V-type ATP synthase subunit A, protein MLNTGKIYGVNGPVIYLKGNIGFQMSEMVYVGKEKLVGEVIALEKDLTTIQVYEETSGLYPGEEVVASGNAVSVTLAPGILNNIFDGIERPLEKISETGGAFITRGVSVDSLDGEKKWQTHLTVKPGDELHGGDIIAEVPETPTIVHKCMVPPDLTGTVLSVVPDGDYTIHETLVTLKLLDGTTKDLRMAQKWPIRVPRPVHHRFAASVPLVTGQRILDTMFPIAKGGTAAIPGGFGTGKTMTQHQIAKWSDADIIIYIGCGERGNEMTQVLEEFSELEDPKTGHPLMDRTTLIANTSNMPVAAREASIYTGLTLAEYYRDMGYDVAIMADSTSRWAEALRELSGRLEEMPAEEGFPAYLASRLSAFYERAGMVQTLNGNRGSVSIIGAVSPQGGDFSEPVTQNTKRFVRCFWGLDKSLAYARHFPAIHWLTSYSEYLNDLSPWYQEQVSPKFVDYRNRMMALLNQESSLMEIVKLIGSDVLPDDQKLILEIARVIRLGFLQQNAFHKDDTCVSMEKQFKMMDTILYLYRRSRALVSMGHPMSVLKEDPIFEKVIAIKYDVPNDRLDLFDQYHQDIDRFYQNVLDKNA, encoded by the coding sequence TTGCTTAATACCGGAAAAATTTACGGCGTCAACGGCCCTGTCATTTATCTAAAGGGAAATATCGGCTTTCAGATGTCAGAAATGGTCTATGTAGGAAAAGAAAAGCTGGTGGGCGAGGTCATCGCTCTGGAAAAAGATCTGACCACGATCCAGGTCTATGAAGAGACGTCCGGTCTTTATCCCGGCGAAGAAGTGGTTGCTTCCGGAAACGCGGTCTCAGTCACTCTCGCGCCCGGAATCCTGAACAATATTTTCGACGGAATCGAGCGTCCCCTGGAAAAGATTTCCGAGACCGGCGGTGCCTTTATCACCCGCGGTGTCAGCGTGGATTCTCTGGACGGAGAAAAAAAATGGCAGACCCATCTGACCGTGAAGCCCGGAGACGAACTCCATGGCGGAGATATCATTGCCGAAGTTCCGGAGACACCAACCATCGTCCACAAATGTATGGTGCCACCGGATCTGACCGGAACCGTCCTGTCTGTGGTCCCGGATGGTGACTATACCATTCACGAGACTCTGGTGACCTTAAAACTTCTGGACGGTACCACGAAAGACTTACGCATGGCGCAGAAATGGCCCATCCGTGTGCCAAGGCCGGTACACCACCGGTTCGCCGCCTCCGTACCTCTTGTGACCGGACAGCGGATCCTGGATACCATGTTCCCGATTGCAAAGGGTGGAACCGCTGCCATCCCCGGCGGATTCGGTACCGGAAAAACCATGACCCAGCACCAGATTGCCAAATGGTCCGACGCAGATATTATCATTTATATCGGCTGCGGAGAACGTGGAAATGAGATGACCCAGGTTCTGGAAGAATTTTCCGAGCTGGAAGATCCCAAGACCGGTCATCCTCTGATGGATCGTACCACACTGATCGCCAATACTTCCAACATGCCGGTGGCTGCCCGCGAAGCCAGCATTTACACCGGACTGACCCTGGCAGAGTATTACCGGGATATGGGGTATGATGTGGCGATCATGGCAGACTCCACCTCCCGTTGGGCCGAAGCCCTTCGGGAACTGTCCGGACGACTGGAAGAAATGCCGGCAGAAGAAGGTTTTCCGGCTTATCTGGCATCCCGCCTGTCCGCTTTCTACGAACGTGCCGGAATGGTGCAGACCCTGAACGGAAACCGCGGTTCCGTCTCCATTATCGGTGCTGTTTCCCCACAGGGCGGTGACTTCTCCGAACCGGTCACCCAGAACACCAAACGATTCGTACGCTGCTTCTGGGGTCTGGATAAGAGTCTTGCCTACGCCAGACATTTTCCGGCCATCCACTGGCTCACCAGTTACAGCGAATATTTAAACGACCTGTCCCCCTGGTATCAGGAACAGGTTTCCCCGAAATTTGTGGACTACCGCAACCGGATGATGGCACTGCTCAACCAGGAAAGCTCCCTGATGGAGATCGTCAAACTGATCGGAAGCGACGTCCTGCCCGATGACCAGAAGCTGATTCTGGAAATCGCCCGGGTCATCCGTCTGGGATTCCTGCAACAGAACGCTTTCCACAAAGACGATACCTGCGTATCCATGGAAAAGCAGTTCAAAATGATGGATACGATTCTTTACCTGTACCGCAGAAGCCGGGCACTGGTTTCCATGGGACATCCCATGTCCGTTTTGAAAGAGGATCCCATCTTTGAAAAAGTCATTGCAATCAAGTACGATGTGCCCAATGACCGGCTGGATCTTTTCGACCAATATCATCAGGATATCGACCGTTTCTACCAGAACGTGTTGGATAAGAACGCATAA
- a CDS encoding V-type ATP synthase subunit E, whose amino-acid sequence MTIDEKIEHLQASAMEQARAESQDLLDAHRASLEKLFNTHKEELARLNDNRIKAETIKARQELNQSAAKAQLKMKRKSSRLQQDLKNRLFKEVQDLLSDYMQTEAYDDYLIRCIQEARRFADGQPLTIYINPSDEHKKSDLQDATGVLLTVSAEDFMGGIRAVIRERNILIDHSFKTALAEEYDKFMFQGGEFLA is encoded by the coding sequence TTGACTATTGATGAAAAAATCGAACATTTACAGGCTTCTGCCATGGAGCAGGCCCGTGCCGAGAGTCAGGATCTCTTAGATGCACACCGTGCCTCCCTGGAGAAACTTTTTAACACGCATAAAGAAGAACTGGCCCGACTTAACGACAACCGGATCAAGGCCGAGACCATCAAAGCCCGCCAGGAACTGAACCAATCCGCTGCCAAAGCACAGTTGAAAATGAAACGCAAATCCAGCCGACTGCAGCAGGATCTGAAAAACCGACTGTTTAAAGAAGTGCAGGATCTTCTTTCCGATTACATGCAGACCGAAGCCTATGACGACTATCTGATCCGCTGTATTCAGGAAGCAAGACGTTTTGCCGACGGTCAGCCTCTGACCATTTATATCAATCCCTCCGACGAACACAAGAAGTCGGATCTGCAGGATGCCACCGGCGTTCTGCTCACCGTCAGCGCAGAAGATTTCATGGGCGGGATTCGCGCGGTCATCCGTGAGCGCAACATTTTGATCGACCATTCTTTTAAGACCGCACTGGCGGAAGAATATGATAAATTTATGTTCCAGGGAGGTGAGTTCCTTGCTTAA
- a CDS encoding V-type ATP synthase subunit F: protein MKMFLISDNVDTFTGMRLAGVDGIVVHERNELHDALLNVMSDPTIGIVLLTEKLGQEFPDLVDEMKLQRKLPLLIEIPDRHGTGRKADFITSYVNEAIGLKL from the coding sequence ATGAAAATGTTTCTAATCAGTGACAATGTGGATACCTTTACCGGAATGCGGCTGGCAGGTGTCGATGGCATCGTGGTTCACGAACGGAACGAACTTCACGATGCCTTGCTGAACGTCATGTCAGATCCCACCATCGGGATTGTTCTGCTCACCGAAAAACTGGGGCAGGAATTCCCCGATCTGGTGGACGAAATGAAGCTGCAGCGCAAACTGCCTCTTCTGATCGAGATCCCGGACCGTCACGGAACCGGACGAAAAGCCGACTTCATTACTTCCTATGTCAATGAAGCCATCGGACTGAAACTGTGA
- a CDS encoding ATP synthase subunit C, translating into MTLTVKLLLVATLILSIILPFGYYLIGEKNKGRYKTALGVNAFFFFGAFAVAMIMLFTGSPVQAADAASTAASSATGLGYIAAALVTGLSCIGGGIAVASAASAALGAISEDASVLGKSLIFVGLAEGVCLYGLIISFMILGQL; encoded by the coding sequence ATGACTCTTACCGTTAAACTTTTACTCGTTGCAACTTTAATCTTAAGCATCATCCTTCCGTTCGGATATTATCTGATCGGTGAAAAAAATAAAGGCCGCTACAAAACCGCGCTCGGCGTCAATGCATTTTTCTTCTTCGGAGCATTTGCCGTTGCCATGATCATGTTATTTACCGGCTCTCCGGTGCAGGCTGCCGATGCTGCATCCACTGCTGCATCTTCCGCAACCGGACTTGGTTACATCGCAGCCGCTCTGGTTACCGGACTTTCCTGTATCGGTGGTGGTATCGCCGTTGCAAGTGCTGCCAGTGCCGCATTGGGTGCCATCAGTGAAGACGCCAGTGTCCTCGGTAAATCCCTGATCTTCGTAGGTCTGGCCGAAGGTGTGTGCCTCTATGGTCTGATCATTTCCTTCATGATCCTTGGTCAGTTGTAA
- a CDS encoding V-type ATP synthase subunit I — MIVKMQFVNITGPQEDIDRVMEQYLSRYEIQLEPALSELKTTENLRPFVEKNPYKDALLKTQEFISYLEHPDQITPDPALNKKAIFSRVHEIDLAYRELEEKKKSLLSRREDLTKRLKLLDPFRPLDCDLSQALHFRYIKHRFGRIPIEYYHKIEDYLMDDISAIFLEGKQDDNYVYGVYFAAATDTRKIDTVFRTLHFERIAFPEDVTGSPEYNCRDLEYHIRKLNKQLEALEQRTIEMLTKRGPELLSILNQLQTLSHNFDVRKLAACVEDKRGNSYLLCGWMSEENVQRFLKDSANDEKVFVVVEDDVDKYFGEPPTQLKNPKLFKPFEMFIRMYGMPAHNELDPTIFVGITYAFIFGVMFGDAGQGLCLLIGGGLLYHFKKIPLAGIISIAGIFSTIFGFLFGSVFGFEDILPALWLRPINHMTTLPFIGKLNTIFIVAVAFGMFIILLAMILHIINALKSKDPGNTWFDPNGVAGLIFYGAAVLVIFLFMTGHKLPAAILLTVLFVVPLLLILFKEPLTRKLIHQKATEKEGIGMFLVQGFFELFETLLSYFSNTLSFVRIGAFAVSHAAMMEVVLMLSGAEAGSPNWAIVVLGNLFVCGMEGLVVGIQVLRLEYYEMFSRFYKGTGREFKPY, encoded by the coding sequence ATGATCGTTAAAATGCAATTCGTCAACATCACCGGGCCGCAGGAAGATATCGACCGTGTTATGGAACAATATCTTTCCCGCTACGAGATCCAGTTGGAACCGGCTTTAAGTGAGTTGAAAACTACTGAAAATTTACGTCCCTTTGTGGAAAAGAATCCCTACAAAGATGCGCTGTTAAAAACCCAGGAGTTCATCAGTTATTTAGAACATCCGGATCAGATCACTCCGGATCCTGCACTGAATAAGAAGGCCATCTTTTCCAGAGTCCATGAAATCGATCTGGCATACCGGGAACTGGAAGAAAAGAAGAAATCGCTGTTGTCCAGACGGGAAGATCTGACCAAACGTCTGAAACTTTTAGATCCCTTCCGGCCTCTGGACTGTGATCTGAGCCAGGCCTTACATTTCCGGTACATCAAGCACCGGTTCGGGCGGATTCCCATCGAATATTACCACAAGATTGAAGATTATCTGATGGATGATATTTCCGCCATTTTCCTGGAAGGGAAACAAGATGATAACTACGTCTATGGCGTTTATTTTGCCGCGGCCACCGATACCCGCAAGATTGACACCGTCTTCCGCACCCTACACTTTGAGCGGATCGCATTTCCGGAAGATGTCACCGGCAGCCCGGAATATAACTGCCGGGATCTGGAATATCATATCCGCAAACTCAACAAGCAACTGGAGGCTCTGGAGCAGCGGACCATAGAAATGCTGACGAAGCGCGGACCGGAACTGCTCTCCATTTTAAACCAGCTTCAGACCCTTTCCCACAACTTCGACGTCCGCAAACTTGCCGCCTGTGTGGAAGACAAACGGGGCAATTCCTATCTGCTCTGCGGATGGATGTCCGAGGAAAATGTTCAGAGGTTTTTAAAGGACAGCGCCAACGACGAAAAGGTCTTCGTCGTAGTAGAAGACGATGTGGACAAATATTTTGGAGAGCCGCCTACACAGTTAAAAAATCCAAAGCTGTTCAAACCCTTTGAGATGTTCATCCGAATGTACGGAATGCCGGCACACAACGAACTTGATCCCACCATCTTTGTGGGAATCACCTATGCCTTTATCTTCGGTGTCATGTTTGGAGATGCCGGGCAGGGACTCTGCCTCCTGATCGGCGGCGGTCTCTTATACCATTTTAAGAAGATCCCGCTTGCCGGAATCATTTCCATTGCAGGAATCTTCTCCACGATCTTCGGCTTCCTCTTCGGAAGCGTATTTGGATTCGAAGATATCCTGCCGGCTCTGTGGCTTCGACCGATCAACCATATGACCACTTTGCCGTTTATCGGAAAACTGAATACGATTTTTATTGTGGCAGTTGCCTTCGGAATGTTCATCATTCTGCTGGCCATGATCCTGCACATCATCAACGCTTTGAAATCCAAAGATCCCGGAAATACCTGGTTTGATCCCAACGGCGTTGCAGGCCTGATCTTTTACGGAGCCGCAGTTCTGGTCATCTTCTTATTTATGACCGGACACAAACTCCCGGCAGCCATTCTTCTGACGGTCTTATTCGTCGTTCCGCTTCTGCTGATTCTGTTCAAAGAACCGCTGACCCGGAAGCTGATCCATCAGAAAGCCACAGAAAAAGAAGGCATTGGCATGTTCCTGGTACAGGGATTCTTCGAATTGTTTGAAACCCTGTTAAGTTACTTTTCCAACACCCTGTCCTTTGTCCGAATCGGAGCATTCGCCGTCAGCCATGCAGCCATGATGGAAGTAGTTCTGATGCTTTCCGGCGCGGAAGCCGGATCCCCGAACTGGGCCATCGTCGTACTGGGAAACCTGTTCGTCTGTGGTATGGAAGGACTGGTCGTCGGAATCCAGGTACTCCGTCTGGAATATTATGAAATGTTCAGCCGCTTCTACAAGGGAACCGGACGGGAATTTAAACCGTACTAG
- a CDS encoding V0D/AC39 family V-type ATPase subunit, which produces MGNLLAYSGIVTKVRAMQAQLLTPAQYEELSALSSVSEIVEYLSRLPSYRDCFREIDERLLHRGDIEKVLTQSLYHDYARLYRFAGPTVRSFISLHMKHLEIDLINYCFRIVSNHTAPSFDLDYKKEFFDHYSKLSVEKLFSSASIPELIENLRGTEYYAPLHLIANQPDSTLFDYDLALELYHFSTVWKARKKVLKKKELELFTRDYGAQIDLLNMQWIYRSKKYYHLTDVETYALLLPIHYKVSSDSIKEMVEAETLEDFLALIQRTPYGRQYDFTQNLSIEQMYSECLYRLYTIDRRRNPYSIATINTYLFLKEEELKRLTTVMECVRYQISPAETMRYVGGKKKL; this is translated from the coding sequence ATGGGAAATCTACTTGCATACAGCGGGATTGTCACAAAGGTACGTGCCATGCAGGCCCAGCTTCTGACTCCCGCTCAATATGAAGAGTTGTCGGCTCTTTCTTCGGTTTCCGAGATCGTAGAGTATCTCTCAAGACTTCCCTCGTACCGGGACTGTTTCAGGGAGATCGACGAAAGACTTCTGCACCGCGGAGATATTGAAAAAGTCCTGACCCAGTCTTTGTACCATGACTATGCCAGACTTTACCGCTTCGCAGGCCCAACTGTCCGCAGTTTCATTTCGCTGCACATGAAACATCTGGAAATTGATCTGATCAATTATTGTTTTCGGATCGTAAGCAATCATACGGCGCCATCCTTTGATCTGGATTATAAAAAGGAATTTTTCGACCACTATTCCAAACTTTCCGTCGAAAAACTTTTTTCATCCGCTTCGATCCCCGAGCTCATTGAAAACCTGCGGGGAACCGAATATTATGCACCGCTCCACCTGATTGCAAATCAGCCGGATTCTACCTTGTTTGACTATGATCTGGCTTTGGAGTTATATCATTTTTCCACCGTCTGGAAAGCCCGGAAAAAGGTATTGAAGAAAAAAGAACTGGAACTCTTCACCCGGGATTACGGTGCCCAGATCGATCTGCTCAATATGCAGTGGATCTATCGCAGCAAAAAGTATTATCACCTGACCGATGTGGAAACCTACGCGCTGTTGCTGCCCATTCATTATAAGGTAAGTTCTGATTCCATCAAAGAAATGGTGGAAGCCGAAACCCTGGAGGACTTCCTGGCACTGATCCAGCGCACCCCTTACGGCCGCCAATATGATTTCACCCAGAATCTTTCCATCGAGCAAATGTATTCGGAATGTCTGTATCGGCTTTACACCATAGACCGACGGCGAAATCCATATTCCATCGCGACCATCAATACCTATCTCTTTCTGAAGGAAGAAGAGCTGAAACGCCTGACCACTGTCATGGAATGTGTCCGTTATCAGATCAGTCCTGCAGAGACTATGCGTTATGTAGGAGGGAAAAAGAAACTATGA
- the trmB gene encoding tRNA (guanosine(46)-N7)-methyltransferase TrmB, protein MRLRNIPRADGVIKSHPMVVQDTQKSRGNWKNIFGNDRPVYLEIGMGKGRFLMNMAKEHPLVNFVGIERYSSVLLRALEKYDTEEYKDLQNIRFLCMDATEIENVFNQGEIRKIYLNFSDPWPKARHARRRLTSGTFLDRYAKILPPGGNLEFKTDNTELFRFSLEEIREKEGWRLDKYTYDLHRNDEMNQGNIMTEYEEKFSSLGNPINKLIATRL, encoded by the coding sequence ATGAGATTAAGAAATATACCAAGAGCTGACGGCGTGATCAAAAGCCACCCGATGGTGGTGCAGGATACGCAGAAAAGCCGTGGAAACTGGAAAAATATTTTTGGAAATGACCGTCCGGTTTATCTGGAGATCGGTATGGGAAAAGGTCGTTTCCTGATGAATATGGCAAAGGAGCATCCGCTGGTAAATTTTGTTGGAATCGAACGCTATTCCAGTGTACTTTTGCGGGCGCTGGAAAAATACGACACCGAAGAATATAAAGACCTTCAGAATATCCGTTTCCTTTGCATGGACGCGACGGAGATCGAAAATGTTTTCAATCAGGGGGAAATCCGGAAGATTTACCTGAATTTCTCCGATCCATGGCCGAAAGCAAGACATGCCAGAAGACGGCTGACTTCCGGGACATTTCTGGATCGGTATGCGAAGATCCTGCCTCCGGGAGGAAATCTGGAATTTAAGACGGACAATACGGAGCTGTTTCGCTTCTCTCTGGAAGAGATTCGGGAGAAAGAAGGATGGCGTCTGGATAAATATACCTATGACCTGCATCGCAACGACGAGATGAATCAGGGAAATATCATGACGGAATATGAGGAAAAATTTTCTTCATTGGGCAATCCCATCAACAAACTGATCGCGACGAGATTGTAA
- a CDS encoding adenine deaminase, with translation MERTKEGLKERIRAGRGKIAAEKVIKGGQLVNVMSSEIYPADIAVYKDMIAAVGDVEDYIGPDTEIIDATGYYLTPGMIDGHIHSECSKMSITSYAKAVVPRGTTSMISGLDEYISVSGLEGLQEVLAEMKQSPLKVFWGAPYKTPYTIPKSTIAFNFTEDVHKEVQKWPECYGVWETVREFLQEEDEDTLGAIAEAWKNHLPVFGCAPMARGNDLNGYLCGGVRLDHESYDHEEVVEKMRKGMHMLIRESCVTHFLEENIKAVTEVNPAFARRVSFCTDDVVPSDILEKGHLDNVVRLAIKAGVEPMTAIQMATINSAEAYRIDDQIGSICPGRIADILFVKNLEEFEVSKVMTNGKMVAENHKLTYDLQAPERSSVLKGALKCKLTTKEDFEYKASIRNGEADVLALDVKGPFVRKRRDVVLQVKDGIVQPDPEQDVAIVSVLERFGRNGNKSLAFCSGWKLKKGAMASSAAPDDNNLVVMGVSAEDMSIAANYVIEQGGGQVVVADGEIIEFLPLPVGGIVSDAEPEEIAAMEKKIDEAARDLGSDLPNPMMYMFFLPITAIPDYAITDVGPVDYVNLRTFEPVLNVREK, from the coding sequence ATGGAAAGAACAAAAGAAGGACTCAAGGAAAGAATCCGTGCCGGAAGAGGCAAAATTGCAGCAGAAAAGGTGATCAAAGGCGGACAGCTGGTCAACGTTATGTCCAGTGAGATCTATCCGGCAGACATCGCAGTGTACAAGGATATGATTGCAGCAGTAGGTGATGTGGAAGACTACATCGGACCGGATACCGAGATTATTGACGCAACCGGATATTATCTGACACCGGGTATGATCGACGGACATATCCACAGTGAGTGCAGTAAGATGAGTATTACCAGTTATGCAAAGGCTGTTGTTCCGAGAGGAACCACCAGCATGATCTCCGGACTGGACGAGTACATTTCCGTTTCCGGACTGGAAGGATTGCAGGAAGTACTGGCAGAGATGAAGCAGAGCCCGCTGAAAGTATTCTGGGGTGCTCCGTACAAGACTCCGTATACCATTCCGAAGTCTACCATTGCATTTAATTTTACAGAGGACGTACATAAAGAAGTGCAGAAATGGCCGGAATGCTACGGCGTATGGGAGACCGTAAGAGAATTCCTTCAGGAAGAGGATGAAGATACTCTGGGAGCAATCGCAGAGGCATGGAAGAATCACCTTCCGGTATTCGGATGCGCTCCGATGGCAAGAGGCAATGATCTGAACGGTTATCTCTGTGGCGGCGTTCGTCTGGATCATGAAAGCTATGACCATGAAGAAGTTGTCGAGAAGATGAGAAAGGGAATGCACATGCTGATCCGTGAATCCTGTGTGACACATTTCCTGGAAGAAAATATTAAGGCAGTAACAGAAGTGAATCCTGCATTTGCAAGAAGAGTCAGCTTCTGTACCGATGATGTGGTTCCGTCAGATATTCTGGAAAAGGGACATCTGGACAACGTGGTTCGTCTGGCGATCAAAGCCGGAGTAGAGCCGATGACAGCCATTCAGATGGCAACGATCAACAGCGCCGAGGCATATCGGATCGATGATCAGATCGGGTCCATTTGTCCGGGACGTATCGCAGATATCCTGTTCGTGAAGAATCTGGAAGAGTTTGAAGTGTCAAAGGTTATGACCAACGGTAAGATGGTAGCAGAGAACCACAAATTGACTTATGATCTGCAGGCACCGGAGAGAAGCAGCGTACTGAAAGGTGCTCTGAAATGCAAATTGACAACAAAAGAAGATTTTGAATACAAGGCTTCCATCCGGAATGGTGAGGCAGATGTCCTGGCACTGGATGTAAAAGGACCGTTTGTCCGTAAGAGAAGAGACGTTGTGCTTCAGGTAAAAGACGGTATCGTTCAGCCGGATCCGGAACAGGATGTGGCAATAGTATCTGTTTTGGAACGTTTCGGAAGAAACGGAAATAAATCTTTGGCATTCTGCTCCGGATGGAAATTAAAAAAGGGTGCTATGGCATCTTCCGCAGCACCGGATGATAACAACCTGGTTGTAATGGGCGTCAGCGCAGAAGATATGTCTATCGCAGCCAACTATGTGATCGAGCAGGGAGGCGGACAGGTTGTCGTAGCAGATGGTGAGATCATAGAATTCCTTCCGCTTCCGGTTGGAGGAATTGTAAGTGATGCAGAACCGGAAGAGATCGCAGCTATGGAGAAGAAGATCGATGAGGCAGCAAGAGATCTGGGATCCGATCTGCCGAATCCGATGATGTACATGTTCTTCCTTCCGATCACAGCCATTCCGGATTACGCCATCACCGATGTGGGACCGGTGGATTATGTGAACTTAAGAACCTTTGAGCCGGTATTAAATGTAAGAGAAAAATAA
- the ade gene encoding adenine deaminase has protein sequence MKDAATRKEELKKLIDTAAGRIPADLVIKNCKVVNVFSGEITEGNLAFSGGQIAGMGDYEGKTVIDAEGRYAAPGFIDSHIHIESSYVCPEELGRLLVPHGGTTIMADPHEIVNVCGIPGLDYMMKAAENTVLDVKYELPSCVPATPWEHSGAVIDAEAMKEPITREGIAGLGEFMNFPGVINAAESDLDKIMVAKEANKFIDGHGPGISDKELNAYSAAGIVGDHECSTVEEMKDRLERGMYILLRQGSACHNLRPLLKGLTPMNSRRCLLCSDDRQPKTMLHEGHLDNHLKICVEEGVDPVTAIRMATLNAAECFGLKDRGAIAPGYRADVVLLDDLKDFHVNRVFIEGTLVAEEGNYLPEIKRYDISSVKGSVIVKDFSKEKFKMHLKSNKVNVIKILPGGVVTQKTTAEIKLDDQGEFVRDPEKDLVKVAVVERHQGTGNVACGFLEGYGIKEGAVALSVAHDSHNIIVVGVSDEEMEFAVNSLIKQEGGIVLVKEGKVIESMPMPIAGLMSDQSGEWVDQKLTDIHAKAYEELGICGDVEPVMTLCFMSLAVIPEVKLTDMGLFDVTTFSFIPVEAE, from the coding sequence ATGAAAGATGCAGCAACAAGAAAAGAAGAACTGAAAAAACTGATCGATACCGCTGCCGGAAGAATTCCGGCAGACCTGGTGATCAAGAACTGTAAGGTTGTCAATGTATTTTCCGGAGAGATCACAGAGGGAAATCTGGCATTTTCCGGCGGACAGATCGCAGGAATGGGAGATTATGAAGGAAAGACTGTGATTGATGCAGAAGGCAGATATGCAGCACCGGGATTTATCGACAGCCACATCCATATCGAGTCTTCCTATGTATGCCCAGAAGAACTGGGACGTCTTCTGGTTCCTCATGGTGGAACCACCATCATGGCTGACCCGCACGAGATCGTAAATGTATGTGGAATTCCGGGATTGGATTATATGATGAAGGCTGCAGAAAACACGGTGCTGGATGTGAAATATGAACTGCCGTCCTGTGTGCCGGCAACGCCATGGGAACACTCCGGAGCAGTGATCGATGCAGAAGCCATGAAAGAACCAATTACAAGAGAGGGCATTGCAGGCTTGGGAGAATTCATGAACTTCCCGGGTGTGATCAATGCGGCAGAGAGTGATTTGGATAAGATCATGGTTGCAAAAGAAGCAAATAAGTTTATCGACGGACATGGTCCCGGAATCAGCGACAAGGAGCTGAATGCTTATTCTGCAGCCGGCATCGTGGGAGATCACGAATGTTCGACCGTAGAAGAGATGAAAGATCGTCTGGAACGCGGCATGTATATCCTGCTTCGTCAGGGCTCAGCCTGCCACAACCTGCGTCCTCTTCTGAAAGGCCTTACACCGATGAATAGCCGTAGATGTCTGCTCTGTTCCGATGACCGTCAGCCGAAGACCATGCTCCATGAAGGACATCTGGACAACCATCTGAAAATTTGCGTAGAAGAAGGCGTGGATCCGGTAACCGCCATCCGTATGGCAACCTTAAATGCCGCAGAATGTTTCGGACTGAAAGATCGTGGAGCCATTGCGCCGGGATACCGTGCCGATGTGGTTCTGTTGGATGATCTGAAAGACTTCCATGTCAACCGTGTATTCATCGAAGGCACATTGGTTGCAGAAGAAGGAAACTATCTGCCGGAGATCAAACGTTATGATATTTCTTCCGTAAAAGGAAGCGTTATCGTGAAAGATTTCTCCAAGGAGAAATTCAAAATGCATCTGAAATCCAACAAAGTCAACGTGATTAAGATTCTGCCGGGTGGCGTGGTAACACAGAAGACAACGGCAGAGATCAAGCTGGATGATCAGGGTGAATTTGTCAGAGATCCGGAAAAAGATCTGGTAAAAGTAGCCGTTGTAGAGCGGCATCAGGGAACCGGAAACGTAGCTTGCGGATTCCTGGAAGGATACGGAATCAAAGAAGGTGCCGTTGCCCTTTCCGTAGCCCATGACTCCCACAACATTATCGTGGTTGGTGTCAGTGACGAAGAGATGGAATTTGCAGTGAACAGCCTGATCAAACAGGAAGGCGGAATTGTCCTGGTGAAGGAAGGAAAAGTGATCGAGAGCATGCCGATGCCGATCGCCGGACTGATGAGCGATCAAAGCGGAGAATGGGTAGATCAGAAACTGACAGATATTCATGCAAAAGCCTATGAAGAACTGGGAATTTGTGGAGATGTGGAGCCGGTCATGACCCTGTGCTTTATGTCACTGGCGGTGATTCCGGAAGTGAAGCTGACGGATATGGGATTGTTTGATGTGACAACCTTCTCCTTTATTCCGGTAGAAGCAGAATAA